The following proteins come from a genomic window of Nicotiana tomentosiformis chromosome 12, ASM39032v3, whole genome shotgun sequence:
- the LOC138902464 gene encoding uncharacterized protein: protein MQIALQTKRKLEFVTGTCKKNIFKKELHEEWEICNAIILSWIMITVSMNLVSGIVYASDTHLVWEDLKERFDKVSQVRIFELHKKIVSITQGTDSIDTYFTRLMQLLSECDSLVPTPGCDCVKSKDYIEHLHHQRFIQLINGLNKTYGQARRQILMKTVEPTLNQAYALIIEDESQRSSLYPVLATRRDPISMQDGRGQCYKGKKTFMKCDYCKMSKHLKENCYKLVSYPMIFNGKRKVVVNCANGTSEHEEPPSMDGGKSNSDDPAGEHFFTEDHYK from the coding sequence ATGCAAATTGCTCTTCAAACTAAACGAAAATTAGAGTTTGTAACTGGTACATGTAAGAAGAATATCTTTAAGAAGGAATTACATGAGGAATGGGAGATATGCAATGCGATTATTCTCTCTTGGATCATGATCACTGTATCGATGAACCTCGTTAGTGGAATTGTTTATGCATCAGATACTCACCTAGTTTGGGAAGACTTGAAGGAGAGATTTGATAAGGTTAGTCAAGTTCGAATTTTTGAATTGCACAAAAAGATTGTATCAATTACCCAAGGAACTGATTCTATTGACACTTATTTCACAAGGTTGATGCAATTATTGTCAGAGTGTGATTCTTTAGTTCCTACACCAGGCTGTGATTGTGTAAAATCAAAGGACTATATTGaacatcttcatcatcaaagatTTATTCAACTTATCAATGGTCTAAATAAGACCTATGGACAAGCGAGAAGGCAGATTTTAATGAAGACTGTCGAGCCAACCTTGAATCAAGCCTATGCCTTGATAATTGAGGATGAAAGCCAAAGATCTAGTCTGTATCCAGTCTTAGCCACCAGGAGAGATCCCATTTCTATGCAAGATGGACGAGGACAATGTTACAAAGGAAAGAAGACCTTCATGAAATGTGACTACTGTAAAATGAGTAAACATTTGAAAGAAAACTGCTACAAGCTAGTAAGTTATCCAATGATTTTCAATGGTAAGAGAAAGGTTGTGGTTAACTGTGCGAATGGAACCTCTGAACATGAAGAACCACCAAGCATGGATGGAGGAAAATCAAACAGTGATGATCCTGCAGGAGAACATTTCTTCACTGAGGATCATTACAAATAG
- the LOC104100633 gene encoding putrescine N-methyltransferase 1, with amino-acid sequence MEVISTNTNGSTIFKNGAIPMNGHQNGTSEHLNGYQNGTSKHQNGHQNGTFEHRNGHQNGTSEQQNGTISHDNGNELLGSSNSIKPGWFSEFSALWPGEAFSLKVEKLLFQGKSDYQDVMLFESATYGKVLTLDGAIQHTENGGFPYTEMIVHLPLGSIPNPKKVLIIGGGIGFTLFEMLRYPSIEKIDIVEIDDVVVDVSRKFFPYLAANFNDPRVTLVLGDGAAFVKAAQAGYYDAIIVDSSDPIGPAKDLFERPFFEAVAKALRPGGVVCTQAESIWLHMHIIKQIIANCRQVFKGSVNYAWTTVPTYPTGVIGYMLCSTEGPEVDFKNPVNPIDKETTQVKSKLGPLKFYNSDIHKAAFILPSFARSMIES; translated from the exons ATGGAAGTCATATCTACCAACACAAATGGCTCTACCATCTTCAAGAATGGTGCCATTCCTATGAACGGCCACCAAAATGGCACTTCTGAACACCTCAACGGCTACCAGAATGGCACTTCCAAACACCAAAACGGGCACCAGAATGGCACTTTCGAACATCGGAATGGCCACCAGAATGGGACATCCGAACAACAGAACGGGACAATCAGCCATGACAATGGCAACGAGCTACTGGGAAGCTCCAACTCTATTAAGCCTGGTTGGTTTTCAGAGTTTAGCGCATTATGGCCAG GTGAAGCATTCTCACTTAAGGTCGAGAAGTTACTATTCCAGGGGAAATCTGATTACCAAGATGTCATGCTCTTTGAG TCAGCAACTTATGGGAAGGTTCTGACTTTGGATGGAGCAATTCAACATACAGAGAATGGTGGATTTCCATACACTGAAATGATTGTTCATCTCCCACTTGGTTCCATCCCAAACCCAAAAAAGGTTTTGATCATCGGCGGAGGAATTGGTTTTACATTATTCGAAATGCTTCGTTATCCTTCAATCGAAAAAATTGACATTGTTGAGATCGATGACGTGGTAGTTGAT GTATCCAGAAAATTTTTCCCTTATCTGGCAGCTAATTTTAACGATCCTCGTGTAACCCTAGTTCTCGGAGATG GAGCTGCATTTGTAAAGGCTGCACAAGCAGGATATTATGATGCTATTATAGTGGACTCTTCTGATCCCATTG GTCCAGCAAAAGATTTGTTTGAGAGGCCATTCTTTGAGGCAGTAGCCAAAGCCCTTAGGCCAGGAGGAGTTGTATGCACACAGGCTGAAAGCATTTGGCTTCATATGCATATTATTAAGCAAATCATTGCTAACTGTCGTCAAGTCTTTAAGGGTTCTGTCAACTATGCTTGGACAACCGTTCCAACATATCCCAC CGGTGTGATTGGTTATATGCTCTGCTCTACTGAAGGGCCAGAAGTTGACTTCAAGAATCCAGTAAATCCAATTGACAAAGAGACAACTCAAGTCAAGTCCAAATTAGGACCTCTCAAGTTCTACAACTCTGAT ATTCACAAAGCAGCATTCATTTTACCATCTTTCGCCAGAAGTATGATCGAGTCTTAA